From a region of the Cucumis sativus cultivar 9930 chromosome 6, Cucumber_9930_V3, whole genome shotgun sequence genome:
- the LOC101217134 gene encoding probable protein phosphatase 2C 35 isoform X1 codes for MGCIHTKCCCRYPKSLVGESQDFRQGVPYCLQDKNTVIEKSLEMIPVASHNYHLEYLVLAQRGYYPESPDKENQDSFCIRTNIQGNPNAHFFGVFDGHGQFGMQCSNFVKDRLIEKLCNDPTLLDDPIQAYNSAFLSTNDELHTSEIDDSMSGTTAITVLVVGDTLYVANVGDSRAVIAVKEGNCVLAKDLSNDQTPFRKDEYERVKLCGARVLSVDQVEGLVDPDIQCWGDEESQGGDPPRLWVQNGLYPGTAFTRSIGDSTAEKIGVNAVPEVLVLQLNPNHLFFVVASDGVFEFLSSQTVVDMASSYADPQDACTAIAAESYKLWMEHENRTDDITIIVVQIKGLSNSGADNNPSSNGLETASLRIDFSDLPTEPNTQPVAVTNRNPAIVVPMLNNQTSL; via the exons ATGGGTTGTATCCATACAAAATGTTGCTGTCGCTACCCAAAATCGTTGGTTGGAGAATCTCAAGACTTTCGACAAGGGGTTCCTTACTGTCTTCAAGATAAGAACACTGTGATAGAGAAATCATTGGAGATGATTCCTGTTGCTTCCCACAACTATCATTTGGAATATTTGGTTCTAGCTCAGCGTGGTTACTACCCTGAATCTCCTgataaagaaaatcaagacAGTTTCTGCATTAGAACAAACATTCAAGGTAACCCAAATGCTCATTTCTTTGGTGTTTTTGATGGACATGGTCAATTTGGAATGCAGTGTTCAAACTTTGTGAAAGATAGACTAATAGAAAAGCTATGTAATGATCCCACATTGTTAGATGATCCTATACAAGCTTATAATTCAGCATTTTTGTCTACAAATGATGAGTTACATACAAGTGAGATTGATGATTCCATGAGTGGAACAACTGCAATTACAGTTCTTGTTGTTGGGGATACTCTGTATGTAGCTAATGTTGGTGATTCAAGAGCTGTAATTGCAGTCAAAGAAGGGAATTGTGTTCTGGCTAAGGACTTGTCAAATGATCAAACACCATTTAGAAAAGATGAGTATGAGAGAGTTAAGCTTTGTGGGGCTAGAGTTTTGAGTGTTGATCAAGTGGAAGGACTTGTGGATCCTGATATTCAGTGCTGGGGAGACGAAGAAAGTCAAGGCGGCGATCCACCTCGGCTGTGGGTTCAAAATGGATTGTATCCTGGGACTGCATTTACTAGGAGTATTGGTGATAGTACTGCTGAGAAAATCGGTGTAAATGCTGTTCCTGAGGTCTTAGTTCTTCAGCTTAATCCCAATCATCTTTTCTTTGTGGTTGCTAGTGATGGAGTTTTCGAGTTCCTTTCAAGTCAAACTGTTGTTGATATG GCATCAAGTTATGCAGATCCTCAAGATGCTTGCACTGCCATTGCTGCCGAGTCGTATAAACTATGGATGGAACATGAAAATCGAACCGATGATATAACGATCATTGTTGTTCAAATCAAAGGCTTGTCTAAT TCAGGTGCTGATAATAATCCTTCCAGCAACGGGCTGGAGACTGCTTCTTTGAGAATTGATTTCTCAGATCTACCCACTGAACCGAACACTCAACCTGTTGCTGTGACAAATCGAAACCCAGCGATCGTGGTTCCAATGCTGAATAATCAGACATCTTTATAA
- the LOC101216664 gene encoding F-box/LRR-repeat protein 4 produces the protein MRGHDWINTVLPDELIVEIFRCLDSKLSRDACSLVCRRWLKLERLSRTTLRIGATGSPDLFVQLLARRFVNVRNVHIDERLAISFSLHPRRRRRKEATRLPYHGADNTGAEGVLDSSCLSDAGLIALSVGFPNLEKLSLIWCSNISSHGLTSLAEKCRFLKSLELQGCYVGDQGVAAVGEFCKQLEDVNLRFCEGLTDAGLVALARGSGKSLKAFGIAACTKITDVSLESVGVHCKYLEVLSLDSEVIHNKGVLSVAQGCPHLKVLKLQCTNVTDEALVAVGSLCPSLELLALYSFQEFTDKGLRAIGVGCKKLKNLTLSDCYFLSDMGLEAVAAGCKGLTHLEVNGCHNIGTMGLESIAKSCPQLTELALLYCQKIVNSGLLGVGQSCKFLQALHLVDCAKIGDEAICGIAKGCRNLKKLHIRRCYEVGNAGIIAIGENCKFLTDLSVRFCDRVGDEALIAIGKGCSLHQLNVSGCHRIGDEGIAAIARGCPQLSYLDVSVLENLGDMAMAELGEGCPLLKDVVLSHCHQITDAGVMHLVKWCTMLESCHMVYCPGISAAGVATVVSSCPSIKKILIEKWKVSERTKRRAGSVISYLCVDL, from the exons ATGCGAGGCCACGATTGGATCAATACGGTTCTTCCTGATGAGTTGATCGTTGAGATCTTCCGGTGCCTTGACTCGAAGCTTAGTCGCGATGCTTGTTCTCTCGTTTGCCGGCGTTGGCTCAAGCTCGAGCGCCTCAGCCGGACCACCCTACGAATCGGTGCAACCGGTAGTCCCGACCTCTTTGTTCAGCTCCTTGCTCGCCGTTTTGTCAATGTCAGAAATGTCCACATTGACGAGCGATTGgccatttctttttcccttcatCCA AGAAGAAGACGTCGCAAAGAAGCCACGCGTTTGCCATACCATGGAGCTGATAATACTGGGGCTGAAGGTGTGTTGGATTCTTCTTGTCTGTCAGATGCTGGGCTAATTGCTCTCTCCGTAGGTTTTCCAAACCTCGAGAAACTAAGCTTAATTTGGTGCTCTAATATTTCAAGTCACGGTTTGACATCCCTAGCTGAGAAGTGTAGATTTTTGAAGTCACTGGAGCTACAG GGCTGCTATGTTGGGGACCAAGGTGTAGCTGCAGTTGGGGAATTCTGTAAACAACTTGAAGATGTAAATCTACGTTTTTGCGAAGGATTGACTGATGCCGGTTTGGTTGCATTAGCCCGTGGTTCTGGGAAATCATTGAAAGCATTTGGTATTGCAGCTTGTACCAAAATAACGGACGTCTCATTAGAATCTGTGGGTGTGCACTGCAAATACCTTGAGGTGTTGTCGCTTGATTCAGAAGTTATCCACAACAAAGGGGTGCTTTCTGTAGCTCAAGGCTGCCCGCATCTGAAAGTTTTGAAGCTACAGTGTACAAATGTCACGGATGAAGCTTTGGTAGCTGTAGGCTCCTTATGTCCTTCTCTAGAGTTGTTGGCTTTATACAGCTTCCAGGAATTTACCGACAA GGGTTTACGTGCCATTGGAGTAGGCTGCAAGAAGTTAAAAAATCTCACTCTAAGTGATTGCTATTTCCTGAGCGATATGGGCTTGGAAGCTGTTGCAGCTGGTTGTAAAGGACTAACACATCTTGAAGTGAACGGCTGCCACAACATTGGGACCATGGGACTTGAATCCATCGCAAAATCTTGCCC CCAACTCACTGAATTGGCTTTGCTGTACTGCCAAAAGATTGTTAACTCTGGTCTTCTCGGAGTTGGTCAAAGCTGCAAGTTCTTACAAGCGCTTCACTTGGTAGATTGCGCAAAAATTGGAGATGAAGCGATATGTGGCATAGCCAAGGGATgcagaaatttgaagaaactcCATATTCGTCGATGTTATGAg GTTGGGAATGCAGGAATCATTGCTATTGGCGAGAATTGCAAATTCCTCACAGATTTGAGCGTCAGATTTTGTGATAG gGTTGGTGATGAGGCACTTATTGCCATTGGTAAGGGTTGTTCCCTTCATCAGCTGAACGTTAGTGGGTGCCATCGTATTGGTGACGAGGGAATTGCAGCCATCGCTAGAGGTTGTCCCCAGTTGAGTTACTTGGATGTAAGCGTTCTTGAG AACTTGGGTGATATGGCAATGGCTGAGTTAGGCGAAGGCTGCCCATTGCTCAAGGATGTGGTATTGTCTCACTGTCACCAAATAACTGATGCGGGTGTAATGCATCTAGTGAAGTGGTGCACCATGCTCGAATCCTGTCACATGGTCTACTGTCCAGGTATTTCTGCAGCTGGAGTTGCCACTGTCGTTTCTAGCTGCCCCAGCATAAAGAAAATTCTCATTGAGAAATGGAAGGTGAGTGAGAGAACAAAGCGACGTGCTGGTTCAGTTATTTCATACCTTTGCGTGGATCTCTAG
- the LOC101215408 gene encoding cytochrome c oxidase assembly factor 4 homolog, mitochondrial isoform X2 → MGKPPISPENQPPLHRSDADDEDENVKQLNECSSFYLSLQDCLIKTNRNWKSCQAEVQALKSCSERRKSGQRK, encoded by the exons atggggAAACCGCCGATTTCGCCGGAGAATCAGCCGCCTCTTCACCGGAGTGATGCTGACGATGAAGACGAGAACGTCAAGCAGCTCAATGAATGCTCATCCTTCTACTTATCCTTACAG GATTGTCTTATCAAAACTAACAGGAACTGGAAATCTTGCCAGGCTG AGGTTCAAGCTTTGAAGTCTTGCAGTGAGAGAAGGAAATCTGGCCAACGCAAGTGA
- the LOC101216328 gene encoding S-adenosylmethionine decarboxylase proenzyme 4, with translation MAGFEGFEKRLELHFSGDDPIFFNMGLRQLSFDSLQQVLREVQCTVVSAVANHYFDAYVLSESSLFVYPTKIIIKTCGTTQLLKSIPPLIHHALNLHLTLVSCRYTRGNFIFPLSQPFPHTSFHEEVVYLENSLPNHLCFRKASVMPSNLLPSHAWHVFSACDETRLVHFDSGFYTVEVCMTDLDRSLAKKFFRRPGDGKSADAAGKEMTEISGINKINPNALVCDFAFDPCGYSMNGIDGDRYSTIHVTPEDGYSYASFECVGSIYDGDDFVRTLKRAVQVFRPGKVSVSTTTATSHRVWARVAGALEPLGLKCRSCTVDEFPAVGNVVFQTFTTRRKKTGECGGGR, from the coding sequence ATGGCCGGTTTCGAAGGGTTCGAAAAGCGATTAGAACTCCATTTCTCCGGCGATGACCCGATTTTCTTCAACATGGGGCTCCGCCAGCTTAGCTTTGATTCCCTACAACAAGTCCTACGTGAAGTCCAATGCACCGTCGTCTCCGCCGTCGCTAACCATTACTTTGACGCTTACGTTTTGTCGGAATCAAGCCTTTTCGTTTACCCAACTAAAATCATCATCAAAACCTGTGGGACTACTCAACTACTCAAATCCATCCCTCCATTAATCCACCACGCCCTTAATCTCCACCTAACACTTGTCTCTTGTCGTTACACTCGCGGTAACTTTATCTTCCCTCTCTCTCAGCCTTTCCCTCACACTTCCTTCCACGAAGAAGTCGTTTACTTAGAAAACTCCCTCCCTAACCACCTCTGTTTCCGTAAGGCCTCCGTTATGCCTTCCAATCTTTTGCCTTCACATGCTTGGCACGTCTTCTCTGCTTGTGATGAAACTCGTTTGGTTCATTTTGATTCCGGGTTTTACACGGTTGAGGTTTGTATGACCGACCTTGATCGCAGTTTGGCTAAGAAGTTTTTCCGACGTCCTGGTGATGGAAAATCCGCCGATGCTGCTGGTAAAGAGATGACCGAGATTTCTGGTATTAATAAGATTAATCCCAATGCTCTTGTTTGTGATTTTGCTTTTGATCCTTGTGGTTATTCCATGAATGGAATCGACGGTGATCGATATTCCACCATCCATGTTACTCCGGAGGATGGGTATAGTTATGCCAGTTTTGAATGTGTTGGTTCCATTTACGACGGTGATGATTTTGTTCGGACGTTGAAGAGAGCCGTCCAGGTATTTCGACCAGGGAAAGTGTCAGTGTCGACCACTACGGCCACATCGCATCGGGTTTGGGCGAGGGTGGCCGGAGCACTGGAGCCACTTGGGTTGAAATGCCGGAGTTGTACGGTGGACGAATTTCCGGCAGTGGGGAACGTTGTGTTCCAGACGTTTACGACCCGCCGGAAAAAAACAGGGGAATGCGGCGGCGGACGgtag
- the LOC101215408 gene encoding uncharacterized protein LOC101215408 isoform X1: MGKPPISPENQPPLHRSDADDEDENVKQLNECSSFYLSLQDCLIKTNRNWKSCQAVEVQALKSCSERRKSGQRK, from the exons atggggAAACCGCCGATTTCGCCGGAGAATCAGCCGCCTCTTCACCGGAGTGATGCTGACGATGAAGACGAGAACGTCAAGCAGCTCAATGAATGCTCATCCTTCTACTTATCCTTACAG GATTGTCTTATCAAAACTAACAGGAACTGGAAATCTTGCCAGGCTG TAGAGGTTCAAGCTTTGAAGTCTTGCAGTGAGAGAAGGAAATCTGGCCAACGCAAGTGA
- the LOC101217134 gene encoding probable protein phosphatase 2C 35 isoform X2, with translation MGCIHTKCCCRYPKSLVGESQDFRQGVPYCLQDKNTVIEKSLEMIPVASHNYHLEYLVLAQRGYYPESPDKENQDSFCIRTNIQGNPNAHFFGVFDGHGQFGMQCSNFVKDRLIEKLCNDPTLLDDPIQAYNSAFLSTNDELHTSEIDDSMSGTTAITVLVVGDTLYVANVGDSRAVIAVKEGNCVLAKDLSNDQTPFRKDEYERVKLCGARVLSVDQVEGLVDPDIQCWGDEESQGGDPPRLWVQNGLYPGTAFTRSIGDSTAEKIGVNAVPEVLVLQLNPNHLFFVVASDGVFEFLSSQTVVDMASSYADPQDACTAIAAESYKLWMEHENRTDDITIIVVQIKGLSNVLIIILPATGWRLLL, from the exons ATGGGTTGTATCCATACAAAATGTTGCTGTCGCTACCCAAAATCGTTGGTTGGAGAATCTCAAGACTTTCGACAAGGGGTTCCTTACTGTCTTCAAGATAAGAACACTGTGATAGAGAAATCATTGGAGATGATTCCTGTTGCTTCCCACAACTATCATTTGGAATATTTGGTTCTAGCTCAGCGTGGTTACTACCCTGAATCTCCTgataaagaaaatcaagacAGTTTCTGCATTAGAACAAACATTCAAGGTAACCCAAATGCTCATTTCTTTGGTGTTTTTGATGGACATGGTCAATTTGGAATGCAGTGTTCAAACTTTGTGAAAGATAGACTAATAGAAAAGCTATGTAATGATCCCACATTGTTAGATGATCCTATACAAGCTTATAATTCAGCATTTTTGTCTACAAATGATGAGTTACATACAAGTGAGATTGATGATTCCATGAGTGGAACAACTGCAATTACAGTTCTTGTTGTTGGGGATACTCTGTATGTAGCTAATGTTGGTGATTCAAGAGCTGTAATTGCAGTCAAAGAAGGGAATTGTGTTCTGGCTAAGGACTTGTCAAATGATCAAACACCATTTAGAAAAGATGAGTATGAGAGAGTTAAGCTTTGTGGGGCTAGAGTTTTGAGTGTTGATCAAGTGGAAGGACTTGTGGATCCTGATATTCAGTGCTGGGGAGACGAAGAAAGTCAAGGCGGCGATCCACCTCGGCTGTGGGTTCAAAATGGATTGTATCCTGGGACTGCATTTACTAGGAGTATTGGTGATAGTACTGCTGAGAAAATCGGTGTAAATGCTGTTCCTGAGGTCTTAGTTCTTCAGCTTAATCCCAATCATCTTTTCTTTGTGGTTGCTAGTGATGGAGTTTTCGAGTTCCTTTCAAGTCAAACTGTTGTTGATATG GCATCAAGTTATGCAGATCCTCAAGATGCTTGCACTGCCATTGCTGCCGAGTCGTATAAACTATGGATGGAACATGAAAATCGAACCGATGATATAACGATCATTGTTGTTCAAATCAAAGGCTTGTCTAAT GTGCTGATAATAATCCTTCCAGCAACGGGCTGGAGACTGCTTCTTTGA
- the LOC101206253 gene encoding AP-5 complex subunit mu — MPDGCGIRAIWIFSNFDAVIFSRRFPVVERRWRTACKIENDRCNSDDIASDVSPVLPNDSELAAAFVERKKREGSACGFGIRVIQSYEGSDSWVDDPITRHIIGLHVKKEEESSIFLWPLILNIKSHYSILVLPLVEPQHIKHYASLCKRSDCGSAIGAESSLSSLLLDLPSITGAFMVALAIGDVITGDAVEPDVLVSASPSVGGLLDSLTGSMGISGISARAKPVASPSSSVNPSTNTVAGALNSDAPRPLDKDALRSFISSSMPFGTPLDLSYTNISSIKVNGFSSSDPPPADVKQPAWKPYLYKGKQRVILTIHEIINAAMYDRDEIPDKISVSGQINCRAELEGLPDVSFPLAGSNKARIEGLSFHPCAQVPEHGIDKQAVMFSPPLGNFVLMRYQAVCAAGPPVKGFYQLSMVSEDKGAFLFKLCLMEGYKAPLCMEFCTVTMPFPRRRIVSFDGTPSIGTVSTTEHSVEWKILASGRGLLGKSIEATFPGTIRFAPWQIQRLHSSSPVTPSVEEVDSDVEAETASNVVNIEEFLMEKMNKDLPPVELEEPFCWQAYNYAKVSFKILGASLSGISVDPKSVSIYPAVKAPVEFSTQVTSGDYILWNTLDKCPSVASETI, encoded by the exons ATGCCTGATGGTTGCGGCATCAGAGCCATTTGGATCTTCAGCAACTTCGACGCTGTTATTTTCTCCAG GAGGTTTCCAGTGGTAGAGAGGCGGTGGCGAACTGCATGCAAGATCGAGAATGATAGATGTAATTCTGACGACATCGCATCTGACGTGTCTCCGGTACTTCCTAATGATTCGGAGTTAGCTGCTGCATTtgttgagagaaagaagag AGAGGGATCTGCTTGTGGGTTTGGTATTCGTGTTATTCAGTCATATGAGGGAAGTGATTCTTGGGTTGATGACCCTATTACACGCCATATCATTGGACTTCAtgtgaagaaagaagaagagagtagTATCTTTCTATGGCCCCTAATATTGAACATAAAGAGCCATTATTCCATTCTTGTATTGCCCTTAGTTGAACCACAGCACATAAAACATTATGCAAGTTTGTGCAAAAGATCTGATTGTGGAAGTGCTATTGGAGCAGAAAGTTCCTTATCCTCCCTCCTGCTTGATCTTCCTTCCATCACAGG GGCATTCATGGTTGCACTTGCTATTGGTGATGTAATCACTGGTGATGCTGTTGAACCGGATGTCCTCGTCAGTGCATCTCCATCTGTGGGAGGTTTATTGGATTCATTAACAGGTAGCATGGGAATATCAGGAATCTCTGCTAGGGCAAAACCTGTAGCTTCTCCCAGCTCATCTGTCAATCCTTCTACCAATACTGTGGCAGGAGCTCTTAATTCAGATGCCCCTAGGCCTTTGGATAAAGATGCACTTAGATCTTTCATAAGCAGTTCAATGCCCTTTG GAACACCCTTGGATCTCAGCTATACCAATATATCTTCTATCAAAGTAAATGGTTTTTCCTCATCAGATCCGCCTCCTGCTGATGTTAAACAACCAGCATGGAAGCCATATCTGTATAAAGGGAAGCAGAGAGTGATACTTACAATTCATGAGATCATTAATGCAGCTATGTATGACAGGGATGAGATTCCAGATAAAATATCAGTTTCTGGTCAAATAAATTGTCGAGCTGAATTAGAAGGGTTGCCTGATGTTTCCTTCCCCTTAGCAGGGTCAAATAAGGCTCGCATTGAGGGCTTATCATTCCATCCTTGTGCCCAAGTTCCTGAACATGGTATAGATAAGCAAGCTGTGATGTTTTCTCCCCCACTtggtaattttgttttaatgcgTTATCAGGCGGTATGTGCTGCTGGGCCTCCTGTTAAAGGATTTTATCAATTATCCATGGTCTCTGAGGATAAAGGTGCTTTTTTGTTCAAGTTGTGTTTGATGGAAGGTTATAAAGCTCCTCTGTGTATGGAGTTCTGTACTGTGACTATGCCTTTCCCTAGAAGAAGGATCGTATCTTTCGATGGAACTCCTTCAATTGGAACAGTTTCCACTACTGAACATTCAGTCGAGTGGAAAATTTTAGCAAGTGGACGAGGGCTCTTGGGAAAAAGTATTGAGGCAACTTTTCCTGGAACAATTAGGTTTGCACCCTGGCAAATCCAAAGATTGCATTCTTCAAGTCCTGTCACTCCTAGTGTAGAAGAGGTAGATAGTGATGTCGAGGCTGAAACTGCAAGCAATGTGGTCAACATTGAGGAatttttaatggaaaaaatgaACAAGGATCTTCCTCCAGTCGAACTAGAGGAGCCATTTTGCTGGCAGGCTTACAATTATGCCAAG GTATCGTTCAAGATTTTAGGGGCATCGTTATCAGGAATATCTGTTGATCCTAAATCT GTTAGCATTTATCCAGCTGTTAAAGCTCCAGTTGAATTTTCAACCCAG GTTACCTCAGGGGATTACATTTTGTGGAACACCTTGGATAAGTGCCCGTCTGTTGCCTCAGAAACAATATAG